The following are encoded in a window of Nitrospira sp. genomic DNA:
- the mutS gene encoding DNA mismatch repair protein MutS, with product MSDHDASPLMRQYREIKRGYEHAILFFRVGDFYEMFYQDAQEASRILSIALTSRDKNSPNPVPLCGVPYHAATGYIAKLLKAGRTVALCEQVEDPKLAKGLVRREVVRLYTPGTLVETEFLSPVESNFLAAVSVSSTAKPPSVIGLAMLEVSTGEFWIAEFQGDQAQTQTLDELARLDPREILFAPTADRRDRAWLDQMKGIRLCERDASTFDAERAARLLQEQFHIHSLEAFGCQGLTAGIGAAGAVLNYFRDTQPSAPLDYIRRPRVRRISDAMHLDSVTIRNLELLKPMEAFDDGHSGKPATLLSVLDRTVTAMGSRLLRQWLVRPLIHSDAIQARLDAVGELKDRIAARVALRAALRTVQDLSRLSGRIVLGVAGPRELLALKDSLAALPEIATQLTPLLSPQLAEAREAWDDGRDLAELIEQALQPDAPMSLRDGGVIRDGYHADVDELRKANTEGKHWIAALEAKERERTGIDSLKVRYNQVFGYYIEITKANLARVPADFIRKQTLVNAERFMTPELKELEERVTGAEVKLLALEQDLFAQLRTTLAGHAGRLQEMAGKLALIDVLAGLAETAALNQYAKPVINEGGLIDIRGGRHPVVERLTEEMAFVPNDTFLNLDSHRLQILTGPNMAGKSTFLRQVALIVLLAQIGSFVPATAATIGVVDRIFTRVGASDNLASGHSTFMVEMVETATILHSATVRSLILLDEIGRGTSTYDGLSIAWAVAEYIHDRRTLGARTLFATHYHEMTQLEQQRDGIKNFRVAVQERDGDVVFLRKIVAGGADRSYGIYVAKLAGLPQSVIARAQDVLVQLERPEAAQIAESAPHAEPAAAPLPQPHPLVEEVRQIDLFSMTPLDALNCLADLQRKATPSTKDAAS from the coding sequence ATGAGTGATCACGACGCCAGTCCGCTGATGCGGCAATACCGGGAGATCAAGCGCGGCTACGAACATGCGATCTTGTTTTTCCGGGTGGGTGATTTCTACGAAATGTTTTATCAGGATGCGCAGGAAGCTTCGCGCATTCTTTCCATCGCGCTGACCTCGCGCGACAAGAACAGCCCGAATCCCGTCCCGCTCTGCGGCGTCCCTTACCATGCCGCCACCGGCTATATCGCCAAGCTGCTGAAGGCCGGGCGGACGGTGGCGCTGTGCGAGCAGGTCGAGGACCCCAAGCTCGCCAAAGGGCTGGTACGCCGCGAAGTCGTCCGGCTGTACACGCCCGGCACGCTCGTCGAAACCGAGTTTCTTTCTCCGGTCGAATCGAACTTCCTCGCAGCCGTGTCCGTGAGCTCCACAGCCAAACCACCATCCGTGATCGGATTGGCTATGCTCGAAGTCTCCACCGGAGAGTTCTGGATTGCCGAATTTCAGGGGGATCAGGCTCAGACGCAAACGTTGGATGAACTGGCTCGCCTCGATCCCCGTGAAATTCTGTTTGCGCCAACAGCCGACCGCCGGGACAGGGCCTGGCTCGATCAGATGAAAGGCATACGCCTGTGCGAGCGCGACGCGTCGACGTTTGACGCTGAACGAGCCGCTCGCCTGCTGCAAGAGCAGTTTCACATTCATTCGCTGGAGGCCTTCGGTTGTCAGGGCCTGACGGCAGGAATCGGCGCGGCCGGAGCGGTCCTGAACTACTTCCGCGACACCCAGCCGAGCGCGCCGCTGGATTACATCCGTCGCCCGCGTGTCCGCCGGATCTCGGACGCGATGCATTTGGACAGCGTCACCATTCGCAATCTCGAACTGCTGAAACCGATGGAAGCCTTCGACGACGGTCACAGCGGGAAACCTGCCACGCTGCTCTCCGTGCTGGATCGAACCGTCACCGCCATGGGAAGCCGCCTGCTCCGCCAATGGTTAGTCCGGCCGCTGATTCACAGTGATGCCATCCAAGCCCGACTCGATGCCGTCGGAGAATTGAAAGACCGGATTGCGGCACGCGTGGCATTGCGCGCGGCGCTCAGAACCGTACAGGATCTCTCACGCCTGAGTGGCCGCATCGTTCTCGGCGTGGCAGGCCCCCGGGAACTTCTGGCACTGAAGGACTCCCTCGCCGCCCTTCCGGAAATTGCAACGCAACTGACTCCGCTCCTAAGCCCCCAGCTCGCCGAAGCCCGCGAAGCATGGGACGACGGGCGGGATCTCGCCGAACTGATCGAACAGGCCCTTCAACCGGACGCGCCGATGTCCCTTCGAGACGGAGGTGTGATCCGCGACGGATACCACGCTGACGTGGATGAACTGCGAAAAGCCAACACCGAAGGCAAACACTGGATTGCCGCATTGGAGGCGAAAGAGCGTGAACGGACCGGCATCGACTCCCTGAAAGTCCGCTACAACCAGGTGTTCGGCTACTACATCGAAATCACCAAGGCCAATTTGGCCCGCGTGCCGGCGGACTTTATCCGCAAGCAAACACTGGTCAACGCCGAGCGGTTCATGACCCCCGAGTTGAAAGAGCTTGAAGAGCGCGTGACGGGAGCTGAAGTGAAACTGCTGGCGCTGGAGCAGGATCTTTTCGCCCAGCTTCGCACGACCCTCGCCGGCCACGCCGGCCGTCTACAAGAGATGGCCGGAAAACTGGCCTTGATCGACGTGCTGGCCGGGCTGGCGGAAACCGCCGCCCTGAATCAATACGCCAAACCCGTCATCAACGAAGGCGGGCTGATCGACATTCGAGGCGGCCGCCATCCCGTCGTGGAACGGCTGACTGAAGAGATGGCATTCGTACCGAACGACACATTCCTGAACCTGGACTCCCACCGCCTGCAGATCCTGACCGGGCCCAATATGGCCGGGAAAAGCACCTTCCTTCGCCAGGTCGCCTTGATCGTCCTGCTCGCGCAGATCGGCAGCTTCGTCCCGGCTACTGCGGCGACCATCGGCGTGGTCGATCGAATCTTCACCCGCGTGGGAGCCTCGGACAATCTGGCCAGCGGCCACAGCACCTTCATGGTGGAGATGGTGGAAACCGCCACGATTCTTCACAGCGCGACCGTGCGGAGCCTGATCCTGCTTGACGAAATCGGGCGGGGCACCAGCACCTACGACGGGCTCAGTATCGCCTGGGCCGTCGCAGAATATATCCACGATCGCAGGACGCTCGGAGCCCGCACGTTGTTCGCCACGCACTATCATGAGATGACCCAATTGGAACAACAGCGTGACGGGATCAAGAATTTCCGGGTGGCGGTGCAAGAGCGCGACGGCGATGTGGTCTTTCTCCGGAAGATTGTCGCCGGAGGAGCGGACCGGAGTTATGGCATCTACGTCGCCAAGCTCGCAGGCCTCCCGCAATCCGTCATCGCGCGGGCCCAGGATGTCCTTGTGCAGTTGGAGCGACCGGAGGCGGCCCAGATCGCGGAGTCAGCCCCCCACGCAGAACCAGCCGCCGCGCCGTTGCCTCAACCGCACCCCCTGGTCGAGGAAGTTCGGCAAATCGATTTATTCTCGATGACGCCTCTGGATGCCCTCAACTGCCTTGCGGATCTCCAGCGAAAAGCGACCCCCTCGACCAAGGATGCCGCATCCTGA
- a CDS encoding LapA family protein, with protein MIRLILVGILLLLSLAFFLQNQEQEVTLRYFFGLLEASTLIYKPILTAFAVGLLVSGILLFPPWVRGRIELRRKTKALQDAEVDLERARQSLEKLTGRSSSTAGPARDLVDE; from the coding sequence ATGATTCGGCTCATCTTGGTCGGAATTCTGCTGCTCCTTTCCCTGGCGTTTTTTCTCCAAAATCAGGAACAGGAAGTCACCTTGCGGTACTTCTTCGGTCTACTGGAAGCCTCCACCCTGATCTACAAACCGATCCTCACCGCCTTCGCTGTCGGCCTGCTCGTGTCCGGCATTCTGTTATTCCCCCCATGGGTGCGTGGCCGAATTGAACTCCGCCGCAAGACCAAAGCGCTGCAAGATGCCGAAGTGGATCTGGAGCGTGCGCGCCAGTCGCTCGAAAAGCTGACCGGCCGTTCGAGTTCAACCGCCGGGCCCGCGCGAGATCTCGTCGATGAGTGA
- a CDS encoding pitrilysin family protein — MYRKLILENGVRLVSERIPTLKSVTVGIWVNAGSRDEQPAQAGYSHFIEHMFFKGTTSRSATDISREIDALGGEMNAFTTRETTTFYVKVLDQHLPKALDLLSDLLHRSKFAPKDIGKEKQVVLEEIRMVQDDPEDLVQELHTGQVMGRHPLGRPILGRAATIGALRRQDLLDYIDARYQPQEIVVAVAGSFDQRALERTIAREFGRRRPSSPQPHVRRAPEILGGVVMQQKKLEQVHLCIGMKGISAGHPDRYAAYVLNSVLGGSVSSRLFQEVREKRGLAYSIYSFLSGYSDGGTITVYAGTRQKEVERVLDVIRREIRRMAANGITRDELKRTKDQMKGSLMLSLESSHSRMNKLAKDEMIKGKHTSLDDMTRAIDAVTFKQMERVAQELLDEKSMAITGLGPLSARQLQLAR, encoded by the coding sequence GTGTATCGCAAGCTCATTCTGGAGAACGGGGTCCGCTTGGTCAGCGAGCGGATCCCCACTCTCAAGTCGGTCACCGTCGGCATTTGGGTCAACGCCGGATCGCGTGACGAGCAGCCGGCACAAGCCGGATATTCCCACTTCATCGAACACATGTTTTTCAAGGGGACGACCAGCCGGTCGGCCACCGACATCTCGCGCGAGATCGATGCGCTGGGCGGCGAGATGAATGCCTTTACCACGCGCGAGACCACCACGTTTTATGTGAAAGTGCTCGACCAGCATCTGCCGAAGGCCCTCGACCTGCTCTCCGATCTCTTGCACCGCTCTAAATTCGCTCCGAAGGATATCGGAAAAGAAAAACAGGTAGTGTTGGAAGAGATCCGCATGGTGCAGGATGATCCGGAAGATCTTGTCCAGGAGCTCCACACCGGCCAGGTCATGGGCCGTCATCCGCTGGGTCGTCCGATCCTAGGGCGGGCAGCGACGATCGGGGCGTTGCGGCGGCAGGATCTTCTCGATTACATCGATGCGCGATATCAGCCGCAGGAGATTGTCGTCGCGGTGGCGGGAAGTTTTGATCAGCGAGCGCTTGAGCGGACCATTGCGCGCGAGTTCGGCCGTCGTCGTCCGTCATCGCCGCAGCCGCATGTGCGCCGTGCGCCGGAGATTCTCGGCGGCGTGGTGATGCAGCAAAAGAAATTGGAGCAGGTCCATCTCTGCATCGGCATGAAGGGCATATCTGCCGGCCATCCGGATCGGTATGCCGCGTATGTGTTGAACAGCGTGCTGGGCGGGAGTGTGAGTTCGCGACTGTTTCAGGAAGTCAGAGAAAAGCGGGGACTGGCCTATTCGATCTATTCCTTTCTCTCCGGCTATTCAGACGGCGGGACCATCACCGTGTATGCGGGAACGCGCCAGAAAGAAGTCGAGCGGGTGCTCGACGTCATTCGCCGCGAGATCCGTCGCATGGCTGCCAACGGCATCACGCGGGATGAGTTGAAGCGAACGAAGGATCAAATGAAGGGCAGCCTGATGCTCAGTTTGGAGAGTTCGCATAGCCGGATGAATAAGCTGGCGAAGGACGAGATGATCAAAGGCAAACACACGTCACTCGATGACATGACGCGGGCCATCGATGCCGTCACATTCAAGCAGATGGAGCGAGTCGCACAGGAACTTCTTGACGAAAAATCGATGGCGATCACCGGTCTTGGGCCTCTGTCCGCGCGCCAACTCCAGCTCGCGAGATGA
- the pnp gene encoding polyribonucleotide nucleotidyltransferase, with protein sequence MVHVVELEIAGRTLRLETGRVAKQADGSIWATYGDTVILATAVASQNAKPGIDFLPLTVDYIEKAYAAGKIPGGYFKREGRPAEKEVLTSRLIDRPLRPLFPEGYYFETQVIASVLSADKTGATDVVGITAASAALSISNIPFAGPVAGVKIGRVKGQFVVNPDLETLEISDLHLVVAGTADAIMMVEAGANELPEATMLEALALAHAEIKKIVAKISELAKLVGSKKREVKVEAIDPTLAAKVKAMVAQPIREAIMIPNKAARQERLDQVMAEAVEKLKNPEVPTTERHVKIVFHGLEYTEVRNMILEKRSRADGRGPADIRPITCEVGALPRAHGSAIFTRGETQSLAVVTLGTTDDEQRIDALEGEYTRTFMLHYNFPPFSVGEARPLRTPGRREVGHGALAERALKPVIPGKDVFPYTLRIVSEILESNGSSSMATVCGGTLAMLDAGIPIKEPVAGIAMGLIKEGDGVIILSDILGLEDHLGDMDFKVCGTKNGVTALQMDIKIGGITMALMQQALEQARTGRIHILERMASALTTHRANLSPFAPRIYTVKVKQDKIRDIIGQGGKTIRAIQADCGVKINIEDTGIVTIASADEASLQKAKDMINRLTEEVEIGKIYMGTVRKIMDFGAFVEVLPGTDGLVHISQLAHHRVKAVSDEVAEGDQIMVKVLEIDRQGKIRLSRKETMPAPAGGSQEPAAE encoded by the coding sequence ATGGTACACGTTGTTGAATTAGAGATTGCAGGCCGCACCTTGCGGCTTGAAACCGGTCGAGTGGCCAAGCAGGCCGACGGCTCGATTTGGGCCACGTACGGGGACACCGTAATATTGGCGACCGCGGTGGCGTCACAGAACGCCAAGCCCGGTATCGATTTTCTGCCGCTCACGGTCGATTACATTGAAAAAGCCTACGCCGCTGGAAAGATCCCGGGAGGATATTTCAAGCGCGAGGGACGTCCGGCGGAAAAGGAAGTCCTGACCAGCCGCTTGATCGATCGTCCTCTGCGACCGCTCTTCCCCGAAGGCTACTACTTCGAAACCCAGGTCATTGCGTCGGTCTTGTCCGCAGACAAAACAGGCGCGACGGATGTGGTCGGCATTACCGCGGCCTCCGCGGCCTTATCGATTTCGAATATCCCGTTCGCGGGACCCGTGGCCGGTGTGAAGATCGGCCGGGTGAAGGGCCAGTTTGTCGTGAATCCCGACCTGGAGACCTTGGAAATCAGCGATCTCCATTTGGTGGTAGCCGGGACGGCCGATGCCATCATGATGGTCGAAGCGGGCGCCAATGAATTGCCCGAGGCCACCATGCTGGAAGCCCTGGCCTTGGCCCATGCCGAGATCAAGAAGATCGTCGCGAAGATTTCCGAACTGGCCAAGCTGGTCGGGAGCAAGAAGCGCGAAGTGAAAGTCGAAGCGATCGATCCGACGCTGGCTGCCAAAGTGAAGGCGATGGTCGCGCAGCCGATTCGCGAAGCAATCATGATCCCGAACAAGGCCGCGCGTCAGGAGCGATTGGATCAAGTGATGGCCGAGGCCGTCGAGAAGCTCAAGAATCCCGAGGTGCCCACCACCGAGCGCCACGTCAAGATCGTCTTCCACGGGTTGGAATACACCGAAGTCCGGAACATGATTCTCGAAAAGCGCTCACGCGCCGACGGGCGCGGCCCGGCGGATATCCGGCCGATCACCTGCGAAGTCGGGGCCTTGCCCAGGGCGCACGGGTCCGCCATTTTCACGCGCGGCGAGACGCAGAGTCTTGCGGTCGTGACGCTGGGGACAACGGACGACGAGCAGCGCATCGATGCGTTGGAAGGCGAGTACACCCGCACCTTCATGCTGCATTACAATTTCCCGCCCTTCAGTGTCGGCGAGGCACGGCCCCTTCGCACGCCGGGTCGGCGCGAGGTCGGTCACGGCGCGCTGGCAGAGCGGGCGTTGAAGCCGGTCATTCCCGGGAAAGACGTGTTTCCCTACACGCTCCGTATCGTGTCAGAAATTCTGGAGTCCAACGGATCCTCGTCGATGGCAACCGTCTGCGGCGGCACCCTGGCGATGCTGGATGCCGGCATTCCCATCAAGGAGCCGGTGGCTGGGATTGCGATGGGCCTGATTAAGGAAGGGGATGGAGTCATCATCCTTTCGGACATTCTGGGCCTCGAAGATCATTTGGGCGATATGGATTTCAAGGTCTGCGGAACGAAGAATGGCGTGACGGCCTTGCAGATGGACATCAAGATCGGCGGAATCACGATGGCGTTGATGCAGCAGGCGCTGGAGCAGGCCCGTACCGGACGCATCCATATCCTTGAGCGGATGGCCTCGGCGTTGACGACGCATCGTGCGAACCTCTCGCCTTTTGCTCCGCGTATCTATACGGTCAAGGTCAAGCAGGATAAGATTCGGGACATCATCGGCCAGGGCGGGAAAACCATCCGCGCGATCCAGGCCGATTGTGGCGTCAAGATCAATATCGAAGATACCGGTATCGTCACTATCGCGTCCGCCGACGAGGCGTCGTTGCAGAAGGCGAAGGATATGATCAACCGGCTGACCGAAGAAGTCGAGATCGGCAAGATCTATATGGGGACCGTCAGGAAGATTATGGACTTCGGCGCATTTGTCGAGGTGTTGCCGGGCACCGATGGTCTCGTGCACATTTCTCAATTGGCGCACCATCGCGTGAAGGCCGTATCCGACGAAGTTGCAGAGGGCGATCAGATCATGGTGAAAGTCCTGGAGATCGATCGCCAGGGCAAGATCCGCTTGAGCCGGAAAGAGACCATGCCGGCTCCGGCAGGGGGCTCACAGGAACCAGCGGCCGAGTAA
- a CDS encoding MCP four helix bundle domain-containing protein, producing the protein MVFSASIRYCLDMRTIVISLLILLTGLWGGYSLSRVDQELRVIYAEYTLATTDLGHINAKLIRYRTSILRAIESDSQKDFESITSGLTERRAQIEQPIERFIKAANSATVKRSGMADELRELQAVKARLADYMATSDQTIGLIQQRWKTTSPEEAQRLRDAAEENAAERAGSKLIAVTLELDLLLEVVAKIAGEVRDEADRQLRTMSAIVIGISALLAGLVLFAGNNSRRPKSC; encoded by the coding sequence ATGGTGTTCTCTGCCTCAATCCGGTATTGTTTGGACATGAGAACTATCGTCATCAGTTTGCTCATCCTGTTGACCGGTCTCTGGGGCGGCTATTCTCTCAGCCGCGTGGATCAGGAACTCCGGGTCATCTATGCGGAGTACACCCTGGCCACTACCGATCTCGGCCACATCAATGCCAAACTGATTCGCTACCGCACGTCGATTCTGCGCGCGATCGAATCCGATTCGCAAAAGGACTTTGAGAGTATTACTTCCGGCTTAACGGAACGACGGGCCCAGATCGAGCAACCCATCGAACGATTCATCAAAGCCGCCAATAGCGCGACCGTCAAGAGAAGCGGAATGGCCGATGAGCTGCGGGAACTCCAGGCGGTCAAAGCACGCCTCGCAGATTATATGGCTACCTCCGATCAAACCATCGGTCTGATCCAACAACGCTGGAAGACCACCTCACCGGAAGAAGCGCAACGCCTGCGCGATGCCGCGGAGGAAAACGCCGCGGAACGGGCGGGGTCCAAACTTATCGCGGTCACGCTAGAGCTGGATCTGTTATTGGAAGTCGTTGCGAAGATCGCGGGTGAAGTCCGAGACGAGGCAGATCGTCAGCTACGCACGATGAGCGCGATTGTCATTGGGATCAGCGCGCTGCTCGCTGGGCTTGTTCTCTTTGCAGGGAACAACTCACGACGACCAAAGAGCTGTTAG
- a CDS encoding response regulator transcription factor, which produces MHKPRVLLADDHALIIEGFKRILEGRYDLVGTAADGRALIESAKALQPDIIILDVSMPLLNGIDAAAHLKKVCPMAKLIFVTMHADTEYVRSAFEAGASAYVLKRSAVDELEQAIRAVLAGHSYITPLITKDLLAVFLATPSEKANGAGGLTLRQKEVLQLLTEGRTAKDIANVLNISPRTVEFHKGQILELLQLENTADLIKYALSHGIVTPT; this is translated from the coding sequence GTGCATAAACCCCGCGTTCTGCTGGCCGACGACCACGCGCTCATCATTGAAGGCTTCAAACGTATTCTGGAAGGCCGGTACGACCTTGTCGGCACCGCCGCAGACGGTCGCGCACTGATCGAGTCGGCCAAAGCCCTTCAGCCGGACATCATTATACTCGACGTGTCGATGCCCCTCCTGAACGGCATTGATGCGGCTGCCCATCTCAAAAAAGTGTGCCCGATGGCCAAGCTGATCTTCGTCACGATGCATGCGGACACGGAATATGTTCGCTCTGCGTTTGAAGCCGGCGCCTCTGCCTATGTCCTGAAACGATCAGCGGTCGATGAGTTGGAGCAGGCGATCCGAGCGGTCCTTGCCGGGCACTCGTATATTACCCCGCTCATTACCAAGGACCTCCTGGCCGTCTTTCTCGCCACCCCATCCGAAAAGGCCAATGGCGCCGGCGGCCTCACTCTGCGGCAGAAGGAAGTTCTTCAACTTCTTACCGAAGGGCGCACCGCCAAAGACATCGCTAATGTGCTGAACATTTCACCGAGAACCGTTGAATTCCATAAGGGGCAAATCCTGGAACTCTTGCAGTTGGAGAATACGGCTGACTTGATCAAATATGCGCTGTCCCACGGAATTGTTACCCCCACCTAG
- the rpsO gene encoding 30S ribosomal protein S15 has product MALLKEAKTELIKQYRQHDTDSGSPEVQIAVLTNRITYLTEHFKLHKKDHHSRRGLLQLVGRRRRLLDYLRGVDEARYRAVIERLGIRK; this is encoded by the coding sequence ATGGCCTTGTTGAAGGAAGCAAAGACGGAGTTGATCAAGCAGTATCGCCAGCACGATACGGATTCGGGATCCCCCGAAGTTCAGATTGCGGTGCTGACCAATCGGATTACCTATTTGACCGAGCATTTCAAGCTGCACAAGAAGGATCACCATTCACGGCGTGGTCTCTTGCAGCTCGTCGGACGGCGGCGCCGGTTGCTCGACTATCTGCGTGGCGTCGATGAAGCGCGGTATCGTGCAGTCATCGAACGACTCGGTATTCGCAAGTAG
- a CDS encoding sensor histidine kinase — protein sequence MAVNANQRLLLVIIGLGIALFCLDLYLPLGIGNGVLYGGLVILSFLLPNRTGPVITASICSVLTMADVILSPTLDGVPLWMGVTNRLFSLTAIWLPVLFFLHQRRAEDTLQRAHDDLEIRVQQRTQELATVNNTLVEEIAERAETEQSLRNSEAVLQANQRELRQSREDLRALAGQLLTAQEEDRRRISRDLHDDINQRLAMLSMDLRQAEKDESSDAHSLRSTIRLVSDRLTIVSDDVRQMAYRFHPSILDDLGLVKAIRRQIDDFSTRTGIKISYVHRDPTTGLPAEMAICLYRIVQESLSNIVRHAHASQVEVELICEDDLVSLSVHDNGKGFDQAQLSQTRAHLGLLSMKERVRLAKGRFGIDSTPSQGTHIHVEIPLTTGAPRA from the coding sequence ATGGCAGTCAATGCCAATCAACGACTCCTCTTGGTGATCATCGGTCTGGGGATCGCCCTGTTCTGTCTCGACCTCTACCTCCCGCTGGGAATAGGAAACGGCGTTCTCTACGGGGGACTCGTCATTCTGTCGTTCCTGCTACCGAACCGTACAGGGCCGGTGATCACCGCCTCCATATGTTCCGTGCTGACCATGGCCGACGTGATTCTGAGCCCCACGCTCGACGGAGTTCCCCTTTGGATGGGCGTCACGAACCGGCTCTTTAGTTTGACGGCCATCTGGCTACCGGTATTGTTCTTCCTTCATCAGCGCCGGGCAGAGGACACGTTGCAACGTGCCCATGATGACCTCGAAATACGCGTTCAACAACGCACCCAGGAACTGGCAACCGTCAACAATACCCTGGTTGAGGAAATCGCCGAGCGAGCAGAGACGGAACAATCGCTTCGGAACAGTGAAGCCGTGTTGCAGGCGAATCAGCGGGAACTTCGACAGAGCCGGGAGGATCTGCGCGCGTTAGCCGGACAACTCCTCACGGCGCAGGAAGAGGATCGCAGACGGATTTCCCGGGACCTCCACGACGATATCAATCAACGGCTCGCCATGCTCTCAATGGATTTGCGGCAGGCTGAGAAAGACGAGTCCTCCGACGCACACTCGCTCCGCTCGACGATTCGGCTGGTCTCCGACCGGCTGACCATTGTCTCTGATGACGTACGCCAGATGGCCTACCGGTTTCACCCCTCCATCCTCGACGATCTCGGGCTCGTGAAAGCCATTCGACGCCAGATCGATGATTTCTCCACCCGCACAGGAATCAAGATATCCTATGTCCATCGGGATCCTACGACGGGGCTCCCCGCAGAAATGGCGATCTGCCTCTATCGGATCGTACAGGAAAGTCTGAGCAACATCGTCCGCCACGCCCACGCCTCCCAGGTTGAAGTCGAGTTGATCTGCGAAGACGATCTCGTGTCTCTCTCTGTCCATGACAACGGCAAGGGATTCGACCAGGCGCAACTCTCGCAGACCCGAGCACACCTGGGGCTTCTCAGCATGAAAGAACGGGTTCGCCTGGCGAAGGGTCGATTCGGAATCGATTCTACGCCCTCCCAGGGCACCCATATCCATGTTGAGATTCCCCTGACTACAGGAGCACCCCGTGCATAA
- the tsaE gene encoding tRNA (adenosine(37)-N6)-threonylcarbamoyltransferase complex ATPase subunit type 1 TsaE, whose amino-acid sequence MRSRTSAQRSRPTTAAPRKARAATPPRAASSAPWTVALPSRTATEAFGRIIGRSLAGGETLALSGELGAGKTALVRGIATGLGTPSNQVTSPTFVLIHEYEGRLPLIHVDLYRLRSGAEAEGIGLQEYFHGNIVTAIEWADKFPELLPSDRFELTLQHNTPTTRTARMIAHGPRACTLLAALKQAARQRRRAAAPSASRKTATGRGRPRTS is encoded by the coding sequence ATGCGCTCACGAACATCGGCTCAGCGTAGCCGGCCCACGACCGCCGCACCACGGAAGGCCCGCGCGGCTACGCCGCCACGCGCTGCGTCGTCTGCGCCCTGGACGGTGGCGCTCCCCTCCCGCACCGCCACAGAAGCATTCGGCCGGATTATCGGGCGATCACTGGCTGGCGGCGAAACCCTGGCCCTCTCCGGAGAACTCGGCGCCGGGAAAACGGCTCTCGTGCGCGGCATTGCAACAGGACTGGGCACGCCATCGAATCAGGTGACCAGCCCGACCTTCGTCTTGATCCACGAATACGAGGGACGGCTCCCGCTGATTCACGTGGATCTCTATCGCCTACGGAGCGGAGCGGAAGCCGAGGGAATCGGGCTACAAGAATACTTTCATGGGAACATCGTCACGGCGATCGAATGGGCCGACAAGTTCCCGGAATTATTGCCGAGCGATCGGTTTGAACTCACGCTACAGCACAACACACCGACGACGAGAACTGCGCGCATGATCGCTCACGGACCGCGCGCCTGCACGTTGCTCGCAGCACTCAAGCAAGCCGCTCGACAACGCCGGCGCGCGGCCGCACCCAGCGCATCGCGCAAGACGGCCACCGGGAGAGGGAGACCCCGCACATCATGA
- a CDS encoding OmpA family protein, with product MTTKGQTPSETVRPDRIASIEPPAESGVSRTQETQTNQIPAQAPGKTIPSNNAASLHENGSVMTPDSTGIGDIYFDFDQYTIRTDAQPVLERNGHWIRNASGKSLLIEGHCDERGTLAYNLVLGEKRAKSAKRYLENLGIPASRLHTTSYGEVKPACNEHNEGCWKYNRRAHFVVQ from the coding sequence ATGACGACAAAAGGCCAGACTCCTTCCGAGACTGTCCGACCGGATCGGATCGCCTCGATAGAGCCTCCTGCGGAGAGCGGAGTATCCCGCACCCAAGAAACGCAAACCAACCAGATTCCCGCCCAGGCACCAGGAAAGACCATCCCGTCAAACAACGCGGCTTCATTGCATGAGAACGGTTCCGTCATGACTCCGGACTCCACTGGAATCGGAGATATCTATTTTGATTTCGATCAGTACACCATTCGCACCGACGCGCAGCCCGTGCTCGAACGCAACGGCCATTGGATTCGGAACGCTTCCGGCAAGTCTTTATTGATCGAAGGTCATTGCGACGAGCGCGGGACTCTGGCCTACAATCTCGTGTTGGGAGAAAAGCGCGCCAAATCCGCCAAGCGATACTTGGAAAATCTCGGGATTCCTGCCTCCCGTCTTCACACCACCAGTTATGGTGAAGTGAAACCTGCTTGCAACGAACACAACGAAGGCTGCTGGAAATACAATCGTCGCGCGCATTTCGTCGTGCAATAA